From a single Ciconia boyciana chromosome 6, ASM3463844v1, whole genome shotgun sequence genomic region:
- the GREM1 gene encoding gremlin-1 has product MVRTLYAIGAVFLLMGLLLPGAEGRKRNRGSQGAIPPPDKDQPNDSEQMQTQQQSGSRHRERGKGTSMPAEEVLESSQEALHITERKYLKRDWCKTQPLKQTIHEEGCNSRTIINRFCYGQCNSFYIPRHVRKEEGSFQSCSFCKPKKFTAMTVTLNCPELQPPRKKKRITRVKECRCISIDLD; this is encoded by the coding sequence ATGGTCCGCACACTGTATGCCATCGGCGCTGTGTTTCTTCTGATGGGATTGCTGCTACCgggagcagaagggagaaagaggaatcGTGGATCTCAAGGTGCTATCCCTCCTCCTGACAAAGATCAGCCCAATGATTCAGAGCAAATGCAGACACAGCAGCAGTCAGGCTCTAGGCATCGAGAACGAGGAAAAGGCACCTCGATGCCTGCTGAAGAGGTGCTGGAGTCTAGTCAGGAGGCATTGCACATCACTGAGCGCAAATACCTAAAGCGGGATTGGTGTAAAACTCAACCCCTCAAACAAACTATCCATGAAGAAGGCTGCAACAGTCGTACCATTATCAACAGGTTCTGCTATGGCCAGTGCAATTCCTTCTACATCCCCAGGCATGTCCGTAAAGAGGAAGGCTCTTTCCAATCTTGTTCCTTCTGCAAGCCCAAGAAATTCACTGCCATGACTGTTACACTCAATTGTCCTGAGCTTCAGCCCCcgagaaagaagaaaagaatcacCCGAGTTAAGGAATGCCGGTGTATATCTATTGACTTGGactaa